In Camelina sativa cultivar DH55 chromosome 13, Cs, whole genome shotgun sequence, the genomic window NNNNNNNNNNNNNNNNNNNNNNNNNNNNNNNNNNNNNNNNNNNNNNNNNNNNNNNNNNNNNNNNNNNNNNNNNNNNNNNNNNNNNNNNNNNNNNNNNNNNNNNNNNNNNNNNNNNNNNNNNNNNNNNNNNNNNNNNNNNNNNNNNNNNNNNNNNNNNNNNNNNNNNNNNNNNNNNNNNNNNNNNNNNNNNNNNNNNNNNNNNNNNNNNNNNNNNNNNNNNNNNNNNNNNNNNNNNNNNNNNNNNNNNNNNNNNNNNNNNNNNNNNNNNNNNNNNNNNNNNNNNNNNNNNNNNNNNNNNNNNNNNNNNNNNNNNNNNNNNNNNNNNNNNNNNNNNNNNNNNNNNNNNNNNNNNNNNNNNNNNNNNNNNNNNNNNNNNNNNNNNNNNNNNNNNNNNNNNNNNNNNNNNNNNNNNNNNNNNNNNNNNNNNNNNNNNNNNNNNNNNNNNNNNNNNNNNNNNNNNNNNNNNNNNNNNNNNNNNNNNNNNNNNNNNNNNNNNNNNNNNNNNNNNNNNNNNNNNNNNNNNNNNNNNNNNNNNNNNNNNNNNNNNNNNNNNNNNNNNNNNNNNNTTGGTTTTTCAGATCTTCCTCCGGATAAAGAGCCTCTAGACTGGAACACTAGAATGACAATAGCGGCAGGAGCAGCAAAGGGACTAGAGTATTTGCATGATAAGGCGAACCCACCTGTCATCTACAGAGATTTGAAATCATCCAACATTCTTCTCGGTGATGGCTATCACCCAAAGTTATCTGATTTCGGGTTAGCTAAGTTAGGTCCCGTGGGAGATAAGACACACGTGTCAACTCGTGTGATGGGTACATATGGTTATTGTGCACCGGAATATGCCATGACTGGACAACTCACATTGAAATCGGATGTTTATAGCTTTGGGGTTGTGTTTCTCGAGCTCATCACTGGTCGAAAAGCCATTGATAATGCTCGAGCACCCGGAGAGCACAACCTTGTTGCATGGGTATGttaaaaaatctttacttttttGCACTCTCATATGATAGTCAACGTTTGAGACCTCTGACTTGAACTCTTTGTTGGCGTTTGCTTGGTCACACAGGCTAGGCCGTTGTTCAAAGATCGTAGAAAGTTCCCAAAGATGGCAGATCCATCGCTGCAAGGGCGGTATCCAATGCGTGGTCTATATCAAGCACTTGCAGTTGCAGCAATGTGTTTACAGGAANTCAGAGGCCATTGATGGTAAACAAATGGAAAAATTTAGCTTGTAATAGTTTTACACAGTCCATGTAATTATGACAACTTTGGTTTTTCAGATCTTCCTCCGGATAAAGAGCCTCTAGACTGGAACACTAGAATGACAATAGCGGCAGGAGCAGCAAAGGGACTAGAGTATTTGCACGATAAGGCGAACCCACCTGTCATCTACAGAGATTTGAAATCATCCAACATTCTTCTCGGTGATGGCTATCACCCAAAGTTATCTGATTTCGGGTTAGCTAAGTTAGGTCCCGTGGGAGATAAAACACACGTGTCAACTCGTGTGATGGGTACATATGGTTATTGTGCACCGGAATATGCCATGACTGGACAACTCACATTGAAATCGGATGTTTATAGCTTTGGGGTTGTGTTTCTCGAGCTCATCACTGGTCGAAAAGCCATTGATAATGCTCGAGCACCCGGAGAGCACAACCTTGTTGCATGGGTATGNNNNNNNNNNNNNNNNNNNNNNNNNNNNNNNNNNNNNNNNNNNNNNNNNNNNNNNNNNNNNNNNNNNNNNNNNNNNNNNNNNNNNNNNNNNNNNNNNNNNNNNNNNNNNNNNNNNNNNNNNNNNNNNNNNNNNNNNNNNNNNNNNNNNNNNNNNNNNNNNNNNNNNNNNNNNNNNNNNNNNNNNNNNNNNNNNNNNNNNNNNNNNNNNNNNNNNNNNNNNNNNNNNNNNNNNNNNNNNNNNNNNNNNNNNNNNNNNNNNNNNNNNNNNNNNNNNNNNNNNNNNNNNNNNNNNNNNNNNNNNNNNNNNNNNNNNNNNNNNNNNNNNNNNNNNNNNNNNNNNNNNNNNNNNNNNNNNNNNNNNNNNNNNNNNNNNNNNNNNNNNNNNNNNNNNNNNNNNNNNNNNNNNNNNNNNNNNNNNNNNNNNNNNNNNNNNNNNNNNNNNNNNNNNNNNNNNNNNNNNNNNNNNNNNNNNNNNNNNNNNNNNNNNNNNNNNNNNNNNNNNNNNNNNNNNNNNNNNNNNNNNNNNNNNNNNNNNNNNNNNNNNNNNNNNNNNNNNNNNNNNNNNNNNNNNNNNNNNNNNNNNNNNNNNNNNNNNNNNNNNNNNNNNNNNNNNNNNNNNNNNNNNNNNNNNNNNNNNNNNNNNNNNNNNNNNNNNNNNNNNNNNNNNNNNNNNNNNNNNNNNNNNNNNNNNNNNNNNNNNNNNNNNNNNNNNNNNNNNNNNNNNNNNNNNNNNNNNNNNNNNNNNNNNNNNNNNNNNNNNNNNNNNNNNNNNNNNNNNNNNNNNNNNNNNNNNNNNNNNNNNNNNNNNNNNNNNNNNNNNNNNNNNNNNNNNNNNNNNNNNNNNNNNNNNNNNNNNNNNNNNNNNNNNNNNNNNNNNNNNNNNNNNNNNNNNNNNNNNNNNNNNNNNNNNNNNNNNNNNNNNNNNNNNNNNNNNNNNNNNNNNNNNNNNNNNNNNNNNNNNNNNNNNNNNNNNNNNNNNNNNNNNNNNNNNNNNNNNNNNNNNNNNNNNNNNNNNNNNNNNNNNNNNNNNNNNNNNNNNNNNNNNNNNNNNNNNNNNNNNNNNNNNNNNNNNNNNNNNNNNNNNNNNNNNNNNNNNNNNNNNNNNNNNNNNNNNNNNNNNNNNNNNNNNNNNNNNNNNNNNNNNNNNNNNNNNNNNNNNNNNNNNNNNNNNNNNCCTGCAGAGACTCGGAGTCGGTTAGGGTCTCCATCGACTCACAAGAACTCTCCTGATTACAGAAGAAGAGACATGGTGAGGGAAGTCAATGCGGGATCAGAGGGAGGGAGCGAGACAGGAGGCGGGTCAGGGAGAAAATGGGGGTTAAGCGATTTGGAAGGGCCAGAGTCACAGAGAGGGAGCCCAGCGAGTGTTGGGAGGACATCGAGAGGGACTCCCAGGAACCGAGATTTAGATAGAGAGAGGGCTGTAGCGGAAGCAAAGGTGTGGGGAGAGAATTGGAGGGAGAGGAAGAGGGCTACCAATGGACCAGGCAGCTTTGATAGTACGAATGACTAAAACgggaaaaggggaaaaaaactGTATGAAAGGGAGAGAGCTTTTGTCTTTGTTCCAAGAGGcaaatggagagagagagagaggctttgGGGTCATTATGAACATTTGTCGGGTCAGGTCGGTCAGTTGTCGGATTTGAATGTCTGAGTCGAGAGAGACTCTTCCTTCAATATTGTGGTTGAAGCTCAAGAACATATATCAAGGAAGAGTTTGAGAAAGACTGATGAATAGAGAGAGATTGGGCAATTAGGAGGCGAAGAAGAAAAGCTTCTTTTTTAATGTGATGTTCTTGGGGgtttctatttcttttcttaatGGGTTGTATATGTAAGTAATATGGGAGGGAGAATTAAGtcgattttataattttttctgtaCTGTTTGTAGCGTCCCTCACATGTATGGATTCGGTGTCTAtcagaaagagaaaaggagattaaaaaaaaaaaaaatctgtcgtcTCATCGCCATTTTTCGGGAAGTTTTGTTTGAGAAGAGACATGTTTTGTTCGAATCCGACCAGAAGAGCAGACTATAACTACTGACTAGGAATATGTTACGtaattctacaaaaataaaagtagaaaataCATGTAGTAGAAATAAGAAAAGTCGGAAATAATGCAGGAAACAGTACATAATATTTGAACAGCTACGTCACTAGAAAAGCTTCTCTCACTAATTCTCCATTTTGCGATCATACATTTTTATGATTAGTTATGGATCCAACCCAGGTCTTCTTATCTCCTACGCTTTCCCTGCAGAGACATGAAGGTTTTAGAGTTAGAAGTGGTCTGGTTTGGTACACATAAGCAGCAAGATGAGTAATCTGTGTGTTTGGAAATTAATTCTGCATACCGAGGTAACATAATCATCCATTGACAGCTGCTTTCGTTTCTTTAGAAGGGATGAAGGGCTCTCATTTGCTTGCCTACCCGATGCTCGCTTTGATGGCGTTGCACTCTGAAACAAATTATAGAACAGATCATGAGAAAACAATTCCACACTTTCTATCCACTAACTGAGCACTAAAGTCTGTAACTGAACTTCAGATGTTCCTTCCAGCCTTACCTTTGCAAGCTTCTTTTCTTTGCGGGCTTGCCTCTCCCTCTCATCATATTCTTGGTTCTCTTTCTCAATCAACCGGATCAGTGTGTCACATCTCCTAGCAAGTTCCTGACTTGTGCGGGATTTTACAAACCAGTCAAACCTGAACACAGGGGATGTCCGAAACGCCGCCTTCAGCTCATCCCAGTTTCCATACCCAAGTTTATGGACCATGCATATCTGGTAATCACAGGTTTCTCAGGTCAAGACCATATTTAGAATGAATCAATATCAGTGAAATCTCAACCCAAAAGTTTGATAAAGAAATGTCTGACCATGAAACGGTCGCACTCTTCATTGTACAGTTTCCCTTTGTTCTGACCATACTGAATCTTCAGTTCCAGCCACGGGTTTCTGTAGCGATCCAATTTCTTCCCAATAGCTTTCATGATTTCATCTTTCCTAGAGATTCTTGCTTCTCCCCTCTCAATATTCTTGATGATTCTATCATAATCTACAAATTTAACAACATACAACAAGATGCAAAGATTGATAAGCATTATATTGTTGTATGGTAAAATATCCATCCATACCTTGATGTACTGCAAACATTCATAAACTTATTTATAAATCTAGAGTTACTTACCATTCAGCTCCTTATATCGTTCTTGGAAAACTTGAGCATATCGTTcaacctcttcctctgttttccctTCCATCTCAGAGGCAATGCTTTTTATGTATTTCCGGCCATACTTCTCACATGCCCTAATGAAGGTATTGAAGTCTCTTCTGCTCCATgttgagaaaccctaaaatgtTATAACTCGATTCAGTTACAAAAAACCCATCAAAACAAATGTCAACCCACAGTAAGGTCAAATATTTTCGCTTACCTCTTCCAGCAATAGTTCCTTTTCTTCCACTTCTTCAGCAGTTAAGGGATCTCCAACTTCTAAGAAAATATTGGTTATTAAGTAATAGGTTCAGTAAATAATGGAAGAAAGGAGGGCACAGACTGAGAAAAACCTTCAGGTTCATCGACTTCAATTGTGTCTTTCGTCTGAGTTTTCTGATGTGTTTGCTGAAACCAAAGGGAGACAAGTTGCTTTAGAACTAATCAGAGACAAACATTGCACACATTACATAATAAGTTGATAAATTTATTCCCACCATAAGGTATCGCACTTCCTTTTCATACAGCTCGGTCAATCGCTGAATGTTAAAGAACTGGAAATCATGCCTGCAGGATGGAAAAGAAATTAGATTGTAAGGATAAAAATACCATCAAGACAGAAGGGCTAACTGCTAGCATATATAATTGATGTACTTACAATTGGGGCATACGTGGGATTCTAGGCTCTTTAGGTTTAGCTGGAGCACCTTGTCTCAGTGTTTGCTTGAAGTATTCAGTTTCAGAGTAGCTGAAGGGTGggtaaataaaagtaaattgtTAAAGTTAGATTTTGTTTAGGAAGAAAATAGACCACATAATGAGAAAAGTAGAAGGAACATTTACTTgcgctttctctctctttttggtgGATCATTCCAATTCTCACTCACAATCTTCTTAAAATCCAGCTTGTTTTCATCCTaccaaacaaaatcagaaaagaattcagcaaaaaaatattggaaaagGTGAAGAGAATTACCACAGTATGCTTTAACCCTTAAACCATTCAGTTAACAAAGAGTACCTTATTGTCATCGTCAAAATCATAAAAGTCAGCGCCTGCAACATACACCAAAAAATAGATTATTCGGAACATCCCATTGTAGCATTACTCATGCAGCAGAGTTACcatcaaaaacatgaaaaagggATAAACGCCGCGCTTACTGTCATCCATTTTAAACTGTATTGCATCTTCAGTGAACTTCTTCATCTTGGCATCAAGTTCAGCTGTTGCCTCTTCTCCTTTGGCAATGATTCTATCAATATCCTCATCCGTAATAGTGCTATCTTTCGAACTAAACACCATTTCAGCACCATATCTCACCATTTGAAGTAACTCATCCTTATTAACAGCTGAAAAgtaacaaaagtaaataaataaataagtgacAAAACAATGCATTTTTATAACCTCGATACAAAAGCACTTACTTTTCTGTTCTGCCAATCGCCCTTGCTGAATAACCAGAGCATCAAGTGCCAACTTCTTGTATGCTCTCTCGATGACTTTAGCCTCAATTGCATTCTGTATTAAACAATGCATAATTAGTTCACGTTCTCAATGTATTATACTTCATCCAAATGGGTCAAGTGTAACCTCGGTGCAGAACCGGAATActtgaacttcttttttttgaccaaTCCTATGTGCACGATCTTGAGCTTGCAAGTCAACTTGAGGGTTCCTGCCAGAATCAAGCAAAACCATCTCATTAGGCATAAAGAAAAAACTCATAAATTACAACGGACGCAAAAAGAGACTTACCAGTCACTATCATAAAGAATCACAACATCTGCAGTAGCAAGATTGATACCAAGCCCTCCAGCTCTAGTGgataacaagaaaacaaatttctcACTTCCTGGCTTGTTGTAGGCTTCTATGGAAGCATCTCGATCATCACCACCAGTATTTCCATCAATACGGCAGTACTGGTAACCACGATACATTAGATAATCCTCAAGAATATCCAATAGTCTTGTCATCTGATATAGATGAGCATATTGTTAGAATAATAAGCACAAGGAAATAAGACGAACAGCACtcagaaaaaaaaggaaaacatagaAATATCATTGTTTGTTTGCATTAATACCTGAGAAAATATCAGAACCCTTGAATCACGATCCTTCAACTTAGGCAGCAATTTATCTAAGAGAACCATCTTACCtagaaacaagaaaatgtaaaagaaaataactaaGACAATTGGTCATNNNNNNNNNNNNNNNNNNNNNNNNNNNNNNNNNNNNNNNNNNNNNNNNNNNNNNNNNNNNNNNNNNNNNNNNNNNNNNNNNNNNNNNNNNNNNNNNNNNNNNNNNNNNNNNNNNNNNNNNNNNNNNNNNNNNNNNNNNNNNNNNNNNNNNNNNNNNNNNNNNNNNNNNNNNNNNNNNNNNNNNNNNNNNNNNNNNNNNNNNNNNNNNNNNNNNNNNNNNNNNNNNNNNNNNNNNNNNNNNNNNNNNNNNNNNNNNNNNNNNNNNNNNNNNNNNNNNNNNNNNNNNNNNNNNNNNNNNNNNNNNNNNNNNNNNNNNNNNNNNNNNNNNNNNNNNNNNNNNNNNNNNNNNNNNNNNNNNNNNNNNNNNNNNNNNNNNNNNNNNNNNNNNNNNNNNNNNNNNNNNNNNNNNNNNNNNNNNNNNNNNNNNNNNNNNNNNNNNNNNNNNNNNNNNNNNNNNNNNNNNNNNNNNNNNNNNNNNNNNNNNNNNNNNNNNNNNNNNNNNNNNNNNNNNNNNNNNNNNNNNNNNNNNNNNNNNNNNNNNNNNNNNNNNNNNNNNNNNNNNNNNNNNNNNNNNNNNNNNNNNNNNNNNNNNNNNNNNNNNNNNNNNNNNNNNNNNNNNNNNNNNNNNNNNNNNNNNNNNNNNNNNNNNNNNNNNNNNNNNNNNNNNNNNNNNNNNNNNNNNNNNNNNNNNNNNNNNNNNNNNNNNNNNNNNNNNNNNNNNNNNNNNNNNNNNNNNNNNNNNNNNNNNNNNNNNNNNNNNNNNNNNNNNNNNNNNNNNNNNNNNNNNNNNNNNNNNNNNNNNNNNNNNNNNNNNNNNNNNNNNNNNNNNNNNNNNNNNNNNNNNNNNNNNNNNNNNNNNNNNNNNNNNNNNNNNNNNNNNNNNNNNNNNNNNNNNNNNNNNNNNNNNNNNNNNNNNNNNNNNNNNNNNNNNNNNNNNNNNNNNNNNNNNNNNNNNNNNNNNNNNNNNNNNNNNNNNNNNNNNNNNNNNNNNNNNNNNNNNNNNNNNNNNNNNNNNNNNNNNNNNNNNNNNNNNNNNNNNNNNNNNNNNNNNNNNNNNNNNNNNNNNNNNNNNNNNNNNNNNNNNNNNNNNNNNNNNNNNNNNNNNNNNNTTACCTGCATTTGTTACAAGGTGATCTCCTGTGGTATAGGGGGGCCCAGGCTCTGCACCTTGGAAGAGATAAGGGTGGTTGCAGCATTTGCGCAATTGCATTGCTATGTTCAACAGACGTTTGCGTTCTCCACCACCATTAACCACTTCAAGATCCTTCTGCAGTAAAGCCTTGTAGTACTGTTTTTGCATTTGAGACATACCAACTTTAAGAATTGTCTCCTTTTTTGGAGGAAGGCCTTTCTCTACATCTGATTTTAACCTTCGAAGAAGAAATGGTCGTAGAACCTAGAAAAGATGAGATAAATGATTAgcataagaaattaagaaattaaagagTAACCTTAATAAATGAGAGTACATACCTTGTGTAGTTGTTGAACAACTTCTTGCTGGTCGTTTTCACCAGATATTTGAAACCATTCATCAAAAGTTTCTGCTGAACTAAATACCTCAGGGAGAAGAAAATTGAGAAGGGCCCACAATTCATGGAGATTATTctgtattagaaaaataaatgagataTATTAAACGGTAACAGGACCATCTCAAGCAAATCAAGTACAGAAAATGATAAGTATCTAAGAAAAACATGATGTTCAAACAGACTAATGCAAGAAAAGTAGTTTCAAAAAACATAGTCAGAAACAATCGacagaaaatttaaagataaaTACAATTATAGATCAAAAGATTGGACAAATACCTGAAGGGGGGTTCCCGTGATAAGAAGCCGATAATTAGTGCTAAAAAGTCTCATGGTTTTTGAAAGAAGTGAATTCTCATTCTTGATTCGATGTGCTTCATCAATGATTATATAACGCCAGCTGAAACGGCgcaatgttgtcttctctttgaTAGCCATCTCAAAGCTTGTCacacaaatatcaaattttccCGCAACTAGCAATTCTTCGCGAATATGTCTCTGCATTATTTAACATAGGTCTCAGAATTCTGCTAGGTACATATAGGTGCAACCATACAAATGATCCAGCTATTATGACTTACCCTTTCCTCAGGATTACCGAGGAATTTCACAGCACGCAGGACAGGACAAAATCGGCGAATTTCATTCATCCAGTTACCAAGGGTTGATTTTGGAGCAACCACCATATGAGGGCCACTAATTCCCCTGTACTCATGCAGGTAAGCTAACAAAGAAATTGTTTGAAGCGTCTTCCCCAGACCCTAGACCatggaaaaaaatgaatgataaaGATAAGCATGAGATTATATAGAGAGCTGAAAGACCTTATAATTATGCTTGGATAAGTAGTGGTTTACCATTTCATCTGCAAGAATCCCATTTATGCCATTCTCGTACAACCGAATGAGCCAGTTTAAACCAGCTAGCTGGTAATCTCTCATCTTCCCCTGAATACCTGCAATATGAAGAGTATCAAGATCAGATCTCCAAAATTCTAGAGAATCTAAGCACTAAGCAGTACTACCTAAAAATTGTGAGGTCACAACTGAGGACATACGCCATTTCTAGATAAAGGGAGCAGAATAAAGATACTTACAAGCGGGCTGTGTGAGCAACCGTGTGCCTCCAGATCCACCTATAccaccctcttcttcttttaaacactcttcatcttcctcttcttcagtTAGTTTGGAAGAATGACGACCCCTGAAAATAACGTGGAACCCAATATATTAAGCATTTGGACTATATGCTCATCATATTTCATGAAACTTAAAATGAAAATCCACAAATTAGATTCAGATCAGTTGGCACCCAACACACCTTCCTTTCCCCTTCTTCTGGG contains:
- the LOC104735924 gene encoding serine/threonine-protein kinase CDL1-like (The sequence of the model RefSeq protein was modified relative to this genomic sequence to represent the inferred CDS: added 177 bases not found in genome assembly), which translates into the protein MSGCLPCFGSSAKDAASKDSVKKEVSAKDGSVTQSHHVSLDKSKSRRVLEQKKELTAPKEGPTAHIAAQTFTFRELAAATKNFRPECLLGEGGFGRVYKGRLETTGQIVAVKQLDRNGLQGNREFLVEVLMLSLLHHPNLVNLIGYCADGDQRLLVYEYMPLGSLEDHLHDLPPDKEPLDWNTRMTIAAGAAKGLEYLHDKANPPVIYRDLKSSNILLGDGYHPKLSDFGLAKLGPVGDKTHVSTRVMGTYGYCAPEYAMTGQLTLKSDVYSFGVVFLELITGRKAIDNARAPGEHNLVAWARPLFKDRRKFPKMADPSLQGRYPMRGLYQALAVAAMCLQEQAATRPLIGDVVTALTYLASQTFDPNAPSGQNSRSSGGPPFIRTRDDRRSLGDGSSLDSPAETRSRLGSPSTHKNSPDYRRRDMVREVNAGSEGGSETGGGSGRKWGLSDLEGPESQRGSPASVGRTSRGTPRNRDLDRERAVAEAKVWGENWRERKRATNGPGSFDSTND
- the LOC104735925 gene encoding ISWI chromatin-remodeling complex ATPase CHR17-like isoform X1 translates to MARASKREVSSDEAYSSEEEEQVNNQLNVEDDDEELEAVARSAGSDDEEEVAPGEEPASDDEVVPVEDDADEDEEDGEKAEISKREKARLKEMQKMKKQKIQQILDAQNASIDADMNNKGKGRLKYLLQQTELFAHFAKSDPPPSQKKGKGRGRHSSKLTEEEEDEECLKEEEGGIGGSGGTRLLTQPACIQGKMRDYQLAGLNWLIRLYENGINGILADEMGLGKTLQTISLLAYLHEYRGISGPHMVVAPKSTLGNWMNEIRRFCPVLRAVKFLGNPEERRHIREELLVAGKFDICVTSFEMAIKEKTTLRRFSWRYIIIDEAHRIKNENSLLSKTMRLFSTNYRLLITGTPLQNNLHELWALLNFLLPEVFSSAETFDEWFQISGENDQQEVVQQLHKVLRPFLLRRLKSDVEKGLPPKKETILKVGMSQMQKQYYKALLQKDLEVVNGGGERKRLLNIAMQLRKCCNHPYLFQGAEPGPPYTTGDHLVTNAGKMVLLDKLLPKLKDRDSRVLIFSQMTRLLDILEDYLMYRGYQYCRIDGNTGGDDRDASIEAYNKPGSEKFVFLLSTRAGGLGINLATADVVILYDSDWNPQVDLQAQDRAHRIGQKKEVQVFRFCTENAIEAKVIERAYKKLALDALVIQQGRLAEQKTVNKDELLQMVRYGAEMVFSSKDSTITDEDIDRIIAKGEEATAELDAKMKKFTEDAIQFKMDDSADFYDFDDDNKDENKLDFKKIVSENWNDPPKRERKRNYSETEYFKQTLRQGAPAKPKEPRIPRMPQLHDFQFFNIQRLTELYEKEVRYLMQTHQKTQTKDTIEVDEPEEVGDPLTAEEVEEKELLLEEGFSTWSRRDFNTFIRACEKYGRKYIKSIASEMEGKTEEEVERYAQVFQERYKELNDYDRIIKNIERGEARISRKDEIMKAIGKKLDRYRNPWLELKIQYGQNKGKLYNEECDRFMICMVHKLGYGNWDELKAAFRTSPVFRFDWFVKSRTSQELARRCDTLIRLIEKENQEYDERERQARKEKKLAKSATPSKRASGRQANESPSSLLKKRKQLSMDDYVTSGKRRR
- the LOC104735925 gene encoding ISWI chromatin-remodeling complex ATPase CHR17-like isoform X2, with the protein product MARASKREVSSDEAYSSEEEEQVNNQLNVEDDDEELEAVARSAGSDDEEEVAPGEEPASDDEVVPVEDDADEDEEDGEKAEISKREKARLKEMQKMKKQKIQQILDAQNASIDADMNNKGKGRLKYLLQQTELFAHFAKSDPPPSQKKGKGRGRHSSKLTEEEEDEECLKEEEGGIGGSGGTRLLTQPACIQGKMRDYQLAGLNWLIRLYENGINGILADEMGLGKTLQTISLLAYLHEYRGISGPHMVVAPKSTLGNWMNEIRRFCPVLRAVKFLGNPEERRHIREELLVAGKFDICVTSFEMAIKEKTTLRRFSWRYIIIDEAHRIKNENSLLSKTMRLFSTNYRLLITGTPLQNNLHELWALLNFLLPEVFSSAETFDEWFQISGENDQQEVVQQLHKVLRPFLLRRLKSDVEKGLPPKKETILKVGMSQMQKQYYKALLQKDLEVVNGGGERKRLLNIAMQLRKCCNHPYLFQGAEPGPPYTTGDHLVTNAGKMVLLDKLLPKLKDRDSRVLIFSQMTRLLDILEDYLMYRGYQYCRIDGNTGGDDRDASIEAYNKPGSEKFVFLLSTRAGGLGINLATADVVILYDSDWNPQVDLQAQDRAHRIGQKKEVQVFRFCTENAIEAKVIERAYKKLALDALVIQQGRLAEQKTVNKDELLQMVRYGAEMVFSSKDSTITDEDIDRIIAKGEEATAELDAKMKKFTEDAIQFKMDDSADFYDFDDDNKDENKLDFKKIVSENWNDPPKRERKRNYSETEYFKQTLRQGAPAKPKEPRIPRMPQLHDFQFFNIQRLTELYEKEVRYLMQTHQKTQTKDTIEVDEPEVGDPLTAEEVEEKELLLEEGFSTWSRRDFNTFIRACEKYGRKYIKSIASEMEGKTEEEVERYAQVFQERYKELNDYDRIIKNIERGEARISRKDEIMKAIGKKLDRYRNPWLELKIQYGQNKGKLYNEECDRFMICMVHKLGYGNWDELKAAFRTSPVFRFDWFVKSRTSQELARRCDTLIRLIEKENQEYDERERQARKEKKLAKSATPSKRASGRQANESPSSLLKKRKQLSMDDYVTSGKRRR